A stretch of Aedes aegypti strain LVP_AGWG chromosome 2, AaegL5.0 Primary Assembly, whole genome shotgun sequence DNA encodes these proteins:
- the LOC5565311 gene encoding uncharacterized protein LOC5565311, with protein MQVLNFLCLALLCLVLEKVAVAEECIKFEDHKDEILNCCKYQPPYPKDDVKECVQEAQGKSGGDKHEFFACLLECYLPKIGIINGDSIDEDKISEHLQSLDENARDILLAAYKECDESTTGTTRAQCSSYALDLETCVLQKLDQQCPDEFYNPSEICDKLKSGVEICH; from the exons ATGCAAGTTTTAAACTTTTTGTGCCTTGCTTTGCTATGTTTAGTATTGGAAAAG GTGGCAGTTGCTGAAGAATGCATCAAGTTTGAAGATCAC AAAGACGAAATCCTGAACTGCTGCAAGTATCAACCACCTTATCCGAAGGATGACGTAAAAGAGTGTGTCCAGGAAGCACAAGGAAAATCCGGCGGGGATAAACACGAGTTTTTCGCG TGTCTGCTGGAATGTTATCTACCCAAAATTGGGATAATAAACGGTGATTCCATCGACGAAGACAAGATATCGGAACACTTGCAATCTCTGGACGAAAACGCTAGGGATATTTTGCTGGCAGCCTACAAAGAGTGCGATGAGAGCACCACCGGAACAACACGGGCTCAATGCAGTTCCTATGCACTGGATCTCGAGACCTGTGTCCTCCAGAAGTTGGACCAGCAGTGTCCGGATGAATTCTACAATCCAA GTGAAATTTGCGACAAGTTGAAGTCTGGCGTTGAGATCTGTCATTAA